The following are encoded together in the Malaya genurostris strain Urasoe2022 chromosome 3, Malgen_1.1, whole genome shotgun sequence genome:
- the LOC131438373 gene encoding uncharacterized protein LOC131438373, which yields MYGTESSQLVPFGQTPVFRVVLYTNKMEETDSDPSSNVSIPVDSEKGLTQPTDSDLNQDDILEKLRGDRIGDTMYSERFVLTTILKLPQLESHLSEDEDFEKDLCSLWDMTIEKDVVLYLLKHDVIELFVGLSEASQDVRLIEILFGIIGNMCCVDETHKFLYENPSLFMSFCTFLESSDTLILVQLMRIFTTLLDKSDDEQYCWFKLVRDVENMTEKLAFILSNTTNKELIQHTLEAVHAMVNRFTEAEVDYAQLNEFYSMFAKPCLVEGLMEGFKQIYPETAASNQFEEEYLITKDMKIILKFLDIHENFIISANEVYENQVENIVYCIYRVLLPLSSENTLFPFSKTHVKIFVCINCIYSAIVYHFHAGTFLALVKIFTILSKEQKNTQSSSDHQQSTDDASEESDCEFDIQTALGEILETMYFMAEPVDGLTIANAFRASPFSEKTIERVCTALKDTMAGDPLLGRTCDMLLESAHAVWGHRDNRE from the coding sequence ATGTATGGAACGGAGTCGTCGCAGTTAGTACCGTTTGGACAAACCCCTGTGTTCCGTGTTGTATTATATACCAATAAAATGGAAGAAACTGATTCGGATCCATCCTCTAACGTTAGCATACCGGTGGATTCTGAAAAAGGTTTGACACAACCGACAGATTCGGATTTGAATCAGGACGATATACTGGAAAAGCTGAGAGGTGACCGAATCGGCGACACCATGTACAGTGAGCGATTTGTACTGACCACAATCCTGAAGTTACCGCAGTTGGAATCACATCTATCCGAAGATGAAGATTTTGAGAAGGATCTTTGCAGTTTGTGGGATATGACAATTGAAAAGGACGTGGTTCTTTACCTGCTGAAACATGATGTCATTGAACTTTTCGTAGGATTGTCGGAGGCTTCCCAAGATGTTCGTTTGATCGAGATATTGTTTGGAATCATAGGAAATATGTGCTGCGTGGATGAGACACATAAGTTCCTGTACGAGAATCCATCGCTGTTTATgagtttttgcacatttttagaATCTAGTGACACACTAATTTTAGTGCAGCTAATGAGAATTTTCACTACCCTGCTCGACAAATCAGACGACGAACAGTATTGCTGGTTTAAACTAGTCCGGGACGTGGAGAATATGACTGAAAAGCTAGCATTTATACTGAGCAACACAACCAACAAAGAATTGATACAGCACACGCTAGAAGCAGTTCATGCAATGGTAAATCGATTTACGGAAGCCGAAGTAGACTATGCTCAACTGAACGAGTTTTACAGTATGTTTGCCAAACCTTGTCTCGTCGAAGGTCTGATGGAGGGTTTTAAGCAAATTTATCCCGAAACTGCAGCCAGCAACCAATTCGAAGAGGAGTATTTAATAACGAAAGATATGAAAATTATCCTCAAATTTTTGGATATTCATGAAAATTTCATAATAAGTGCAAACGAGGTCTACGAGAATCAGGTTGAAAATATAGTCTACTGCATCTACCGAGTACTGCTTCCACTAAGCAGCGAGAATACTCTTTTCCCCTTTTCCAAGACTCACGTGAAAATATTCGTGTGCATCAACTGCATCTACAGTGCGATTGTGTATCACTTTCATGCAGGAACATTTCTAGCTTTGGTgaagattttcacaatcttgtcGAAAGAGCAGAAAAATACGCAGTCCTCTAGTGATCACCAGCAATCGACGGACGATGCCAGCGAGGAAAGTGACTGTGAGTTCGATATTCAAACAGCCTTAGGTGAAATTCTGGAAACCATGTACTTTATGGCAGAGCCGGTCGATGGTTTGACGATTGCCAATGCGTTTCGAGCGAGCCCGTTcagtgagaaaacgattgaacgGGTCTGCACCGCACTTAAGGACACCATGGCCGGAGACCCACTGCTGGGGAGAACTTGCGATATGTTACTGGAAAGTGCACACGCCGTGTGGGGTCACAGGGACAATCGTGAATAA
- the LOC131437796 gene encoding ATP-dependent RNA helicase DDX54, giving the protein MDAEDPNIIPGFSIESAGLDYDDDDSTKKGKKKKGGGFQAMGLSMPIIKAIFKIGYKIPTPIQRKTIPLILEGRDVVAMAKTGSGKTACFLIPLFEKLKQREMKNGARALILTPTRELAIQTFKFIKQLGKFLDLKTILVLGGDSMDSQFAAIHTLPDIIVATPGRFLHLCVEMNLKLSSIEYCVFDEADRLFEMGFGEQLTETLKRLPDGRQMVLFSATLPKLMVEFAKAGLSDPTLIRLDVESKIPETLDLKFIYCRPDERYASLLVLLREVIPKNTQIVLFAGTQHHVELISMILTKAGIANTHVYSGLDASARKINTAKFTMKKVNVLVVTDIAARGLDIPTLDYVVNVHFPGKPKLFIHRVGRCARAGRSGTAYSIFSNDDIAHLLDLHMFLTRPVHEDDARNIGRAPPEMVEAEHQIVLEYVKHIDLATAYRVSNNAYKQYIATRPAASASSNKKAKHFKIGQLKVLEDFEKSPEQENEPKKGSKQKKKQTLDKEIKKPTVDPEEFRNNFLSQMKNFRPQTTIFELNPKSNSKQLRIMIEKRDRDNNKIEKHKRKLAELEEEEKTKASEESGKQNTLSKKKLKKSLQSAKDDENYISHQAKDHVEEDGYAVNSFAKEAGSAEFTVIGDNAADQRLHQRLQKWDRKKKKMVNVENPKAGKIRTEHGVWIAASYKTGRYDRWKERTKVDEQMAARQQQDSDASDGEASVPMAKRDYPHTHWGRHNAKMDLKKVRDMDLKSADQIAKQRLQKEAKLAKEKAARLKNLQRRKKALGKKMARSKK; this is encoded by the exons ATGGATGCAGAAGATCCGAATATAATTCCTGGATTTTCAATCGAAAGTGCCGGTTTGGATTATGACGACGATGATTCGACCAAGAAGGGAAAGAAAAAGAAAGGCGGAGGATTTCAGGCCATGGGACTGAGCATGCCGATCATTaaggccattttcaaaattggttATAAGATTCCCACACCTATTCAAAGAAAGACGATACCACTGATACTGGAAGGTCGCGATGTCGTTGCAATGGCGAAAACTGGTTCCGGAAAAACGGCTTGCTTTCTGATTCCGTTGTTTGAAAAGTTGAAGCAGCGGGAGATGAAAAACGGTGCCCGTGCATTGATATTAACACCTACCCGGGAGTTGGCCATACAGACGTTTAAATTTATAAAACAACTGGGAAAGTTTTTGGATTTGAAAACTATTCTCGTGCTGGGTGGAGACTCGATGGATTCACAGTTTGCTGCGATTCACACGCTACCGGATATCATTGTTGCCACTCCGGGACGCTTTCTGCATCTATGCGTGGAAATGAATTTGAAGTTGTCTTCGATAGAATATTGTGTGTTCGATGAAGCGGATCGCTTGTTCGAGATGGGTTTCGGAGAGCAGCTGACAGAGACGCTCAAGAGGCTCCCGGACGGAAGGCAGATGGTTCTGTTTAGTGCAACGCTACCAAAGCTTATGGTGGAATTTGCAAAGGCTGGGTTAAGTGATCCGACGTTGATTCGTTTGGATGTCGAGTCTAAAATTCCCGAAACGTTGGATTTGAAGTTTATCTACTGCCGACCGGATGAACGGTATGCTTCTCTGCTGGTGCTTCTGAGGGAAGTTATTCCAAAAAATACACAAATTGTTCTTTTCGCCGGTACGCAGCATCACGTGGAGTTAATATCGATG ATTTTAACAAAAGCTGGAATTGCAAACACGCACGTGTACTCTGGGCTGGATGCCTCTGCTCGAAAAATTAACACAGCCAAATTTactatgaaaaaagttaatgttTTGGTAGTGACTGATATTGCTGCTCGTGGCTTGGACATTCCCACGCTGGATTATGTAGTCAATGTGCACTTCCCTGGCAAACCGAAATTGTTCATTCATCGTGTTGGTCGTTGTGCGCGTGCTGGAAGAAGTGGAACCGCGTACAGTATATTTTCCAACGACGATATTGCACACTTGCTAGATTTGCACATGTTTCTGACTCGTCCGGTGCACGAAGATGACGCACGGAATATTGGACGAGCTCCCCCGGAGATGGTGGAAGCCGAACATCAGATCGTGTTGGAGTACGTGAAACATATCGATTTGGCCACTGCCTACCGGGTCAGTAACAATGCGTACAAACAGTACATCGCAACGCGACCGGCTGCTTCTGCTAGTTCCAACAAAAAAGCCAAGCATTTCAAAATAGGGCAGCTGAAAGTGTTGgaagattttgaaaaatcaccggAACAGGAGAACGAGCCTAAGAAAGgttccaaacaaaaaaaaaaacaaacgttaGATAAAGAGATAAAG AAACCAACCGTCGATCCGGAAgaatttcgaaacaatttcctgtctcaaatgaaaaactttcgtccgcaaacaacgatattcgaGTTGAATCCAAAATCCAACTCCAAACAGCTTCGGATAATGATCGAGAAGAGGGACAGAGATAACAACAAAATTGAGAAACATAAGCGTAAACTGGCTGAGCTAGAGGAAGAAGAGAAAACGAAGGCATCTGAAGAATCCGGAAAACAGAATACgttgtcgaaaaaaaagttgaaaaaaagtttacaatCTGCAAAGGATGACGAGAACTACATCAGTCATCAGGCGAAGGATCACGTTGAGGAGGACGGCTATGCTGTGAACAGTTTTGCTAAGGAAGCAGGTTCAGCTGAATTTACGGTGATCGGTGACAATGCCGCGGATCAACGGCTTCATCAGCGACTGCAGAAGTGGGACcgtaagaagaagaagatggtTAACGTAGAAAATCCAAAAGCCGGTAAAATACGCACGGAACATGGTGTTTGGATTGCAGCGTCATACAAAACCGGTCGATACGACCGCTGGAAGGAACGTACGAAAGTCGATGAACAGATGGCAGCCCGTCAGCAGCAAGATAGCGATGCAAGTGACGGAGAAGCATCAGTGCCGATGGCGAAACGCGACTATCCACACACTCACTGGGGCAGACACAATGCCAAGATGGACCTGAAAAAGGTACGGGATATGGATCTGAAGAGTGCGGATCAAATCGCTAAGCAACGATTGCAGAAGGAAGCGAAACTGGCAAAGGAGAAGGCTGCCCGTCTCAAAAATTTACAGCGTAGGAAAAAGGCTTTAGGTAAAAAGATGGCTAGGTCTAAAAAATAA
- the LOC131438068 gene encoding zinc finger protein-like 1 homolog → MGLCKCPKRQVTTQFCFEHRVNVCENCMVVNHTKCTVQSYIQWLKDSDFDSCCTLCGSLLDDEDCVRLICYHVFHWNCLNLKQQSLPANTAPGGHTCPTCSDPIFPPANLVSPVADVLRTRLCQVNWARNILELPLLLEEKSDYAAGPSSSHHDNIFNNMSQNRNNISVNTGKVDRPESPHSTVNIDAYVNNSVPALAFQASSRRSLLQRESPIGASDRDDNKYKRRTPQELFSRWSRRFYAPSSRPPWRRTWFLVVSGCLGFVCIVYVFATIGRRGGGADISLIYNRNLPHEE, encoded by the exons ATGGGTTTGTGCAAATGCCCGAAACGGCAAGTCACAACGCAGTTCTGCTTCGAACATCGTGTtaatgtttgtgaaaattgtatgGTCGTGAATCACACGAAG TGCACCGTTCAATCCTATATTCAATGGTTGAAAGACAGTGACTTTGACTCATGTTGTACATTATGTGGAAGTTTACTGGACGATGAGGATTGTGTGCGTTTGATTTGCTATC ATGTTTTCCATTGGAATTGTTTGAATTTGAAGCAACAATCCCTACCGGCGAACACAGCCCCAGGCGGACATACCTGTCCAACATGCAGCGATCCAATCTTTCCCCCTGCTAATCTAGTTTCGCCCGTGGCTGATGTTCTAAGGACCCGACTTTGCCAAGTGAATTGGGCAAGAAATATTTTGGAGCTACCACTG CTCCTGGAAGAAAAATCGGATTATGCGGCAGGACCGAGTAGCTCACAtcatgataatatatttaacaatATGTCACAGAACCGAAATAATATTTCGGTTAACACTGGGAAAGTTGATCGTCCTGAAAGTCCACATTCGACCGTAAACATCGATGCTTATGTTAACAATTCCGTTCCCGCATTAGCATTCCAAG ccAGCAGTCGGCGTTCTCTACTACAGCGGGAATCCCCAATCGGTGCATCCGATCGGGACGATAACAAATACAAGAGACGAACTCCACAAGAACTGTTTTCTCGGTGGTCAAGACGATTTTACGCACCGTCCTCTAGGCCGCCATGGCGTCGAACATGGTTTTTGGTGGTTAGCGGCTGTCTTGGTTTCGTTTGCATTGTGTACGTGTTCGCTACCATCGGACGTCGCGGCGGAGGCGCCGACATCAGCCTTATATACAATCGTAATTTACCACACGAGGAATAG